Genomic DNA from Peribacillus simplex NBRC 15720 = DSM 1321:
AAAAGGTTTAACCTATACATTAAAGAACTTGACGAGGAAAAAAGTGACCTATGACTACCCGAATGAGCCGCTTCCGCTCCCTGACCGATTCCGCGGAATCCAAAAATTCTATCCTGAAAAGTGTATTGTATGCAATCAATGCGTGACGATTTGTCCAACGGATTGTATTCAATTAACTGGTAAGAAACATCCGGACCCGTCAAAAAAAGGGAAAATAATCGATACGTATGACATCAATTTCGAGATTTGCATTTTATGTGATTTATGTACGGAGGTCTGCCCTACAGAAGCAATCGTGATGACGAATCAATTCGAGCTGGCCGAGTATAGCCGTGATCATCTATTTAAAAATCTGGAGTGGCTGGATGAAAATGATGAAAATATCCGGAAGGTGAATAAAGTATGAGTTTGTCGGGTGAATTAATTGCCTTTATTGGTTTGGCACTCGTCGCGATAGTAGGCGGGGTGCTGCTGATTACCTTAACAAAAGTGGTGCACATGGTAATTGCACTTGTTTTTACTTTCTTGGGCATTGCAGGAATTTATATGTTGCTTTCGGCCGAGTTTGTCGCCATTGTCCAAATCCTTATTTATTCAGGTGCAATTACGATCGTGATGCTATTCGGGATTATGCTGACAAAACACCAAGAAAATGATGCACCCGCTAAAGGGGGCTGGGGGAATTTCTCCTTGCTGGCAGCGATTGCGGGATTTGCTGTGGCGGTTTATCTGGGGATTTATAATCTGGATATACCTGTACAGCCAACGGCTTTGCATGAGGAAAATACGAAGCAAATAGGAATCGAACTTTTTTCAAAATATGTGATTCCATTTGAAGTGATGTCGGTACTCCTGCTTGTTGCTTTAGTCGGTGCAATCGTATTGGCTAAAAAAGATGATGAGGAGGGAGATCGATCATGACGGGAGTTCCCTTGTCGGCTTACCTTGTATTGGCACTCGTTTTATTTTGTATAGGGCTGTATGGTGCCTTGACGAAAAGAAATGCGGTCATTGTTTTGATTTCAATCGAGCTGATGCTGAACGCTGCGAATATCAATTTAGTTGCCTTCAGTAAATTCGGGGTAACGCCATCCATTACGGGTCAAGTTTTTTCCTTATTTACGATTACGATCGCTGCGGCCGAGGCGGCTGTAGGGCTGGCTATACTAATGTCCCTTTATCGCAATCGGAAGACGGTCAATGTCGATGAAATGGAAATTATGAAGCATTGAAGGTTTATATAAATGAAGAAGGGGATTTGATACGATGATGGAGCACGCATGGCTCATACCGATCTTTCCACTCGTCACGTTTCTGGTTCTGCTTCTATCAGGCGGGCGGTTGCGGGAACGAGGGGCTTTTATAGGAATAATATGTACATTGGCTTCGTTTGTTTTATCGTTGCTTGTCCTGATAGAACGATTTAAAGAACCTACTTATAATATATCGATAGATTGGCTTTCCTTCGGAGGGACGCAACTTACAGCTGGCTTCGAAATCAATCAGCTTAATGCCTTGATGCTTGTGGTCGTTTCCCTTGTCAGCCTGCTTGTCCAGATATATTCGAAGGGGTATATGAAGGGTGAAGTGCGATTCTCCATTTTTTATGCTTATCTGGGCTTCTTCACCTTTGCCATGCTTGGACTTGTCATGGCACCTAATTTATTACAACTTTATATCTTCTGGGAACTGGTAGGGGTGGGTTCTTTCCTGCTCATTGGGTTTTACTTTTATAAACTGGAAGCTAAGGCTGCAGCAAAGAAGGCATTCATCATGACCAGGGTTGGGGATGTAGGACTCTTAATCGGCATCATTCTTCTATTCTGGGAAACAGGCAGCTTTGAATATGGAGAGATCTTTCAAGCTGTTCAATCGGGCATGATATCAAGTGGAAAACTGACTTTAATCGCTATTTTGATTTTTATCGGTGCGGTTGGGAAGTCTGGACAATTTCCACTTCACACATGGCTTCCAGATGCAATGGAAGGCCCGACTCCGGTTTCCGCATTGATACACGCAGCAACCATGGTTGCTGCAGGGGTTTACCTGGTGGCAGCCATGTTTCCGTTATTCATGGCTAGTGAAGCAGCGATGCAGGTCGTAGCAATAACAGGCGGAATTACAGCCATATTTGCCGCAAGCATTGCCATAGTGCAAAAGGATGTTAAGCGTGTATTGGCCTATTCGACAATCTCTCAGCTTGGTTTTATGATGCTTGCTTTGGGTACTTCGGGATATGTGGCCGGGGTGTTTCATTTAATGACC
This window encodes:
- a CDS encoding NADH-quinone oxidoreductase subunit J gives rise to the protein MSLSGELIAFIGLALVAIVGGVLLITLTKVVHMVIALVFTFLGIAGIYMLLSAEFVAIVQILIYSGAITIVMLFGIMLTKHQENDAPAKGGWGNFSLLAAIAGFAVAVYLGIYNLDIPVQPTALHEENTKQIGIELFSKYVIPFEVMSVLLLVALVGAIVLAKKDDEEGDRS
- the nuoI gene encoding NADH-quinone oxidoreductase subunit NuoI yields the protein MLGLAKGLTYTLKNLTRKKVTYDYPNEPLPLPDRFRGIQKFYPEKCIVCNQCVTICPTDCIQLTGKKHPDPSKKGKIIDTYDINFEICILCDLCTEVCPTEAIVMTNQFELAEYSRDHLFKNLEWLDENDENIRKVNKV
- the nuoK gene encoding NADH-quinone oxidoreductase subunit NuoK; this translates as MTGVPLSAYLVLALVLFCIGLYGALTKRNAVIVLISIELMLNAANINLVAFSKFGVTPSITGQVFSLFTITIAAAEAAVGLAILMSLYRNRKTVNVDEMEIMKH
- the nuoL gene encoding NADH-quinone oxidoreductase subunit L, producing the protein MMEHAWLIPIFPLVTFLVLLLSGGRLRERGAFIGIICTLASFVLSLLVLIERFKEPTYNISIDWLSFGGTQLTAGFEINQLNALMLVVVSLVSLLVQIYSKGYMKGEVRFSIFYAYLGFFTFAMLGLVMAPNLLQLYIFWELVGVGSFLLIGFYFYKLEAKAAAKKAFIMTRVGDVGLLIGIILLFWETGSFEYGEIFQAVQSGMISSGKLTLIAILIFIGAVGKSGQFPLHTWLPDAMEGPTPVSALIHAATMVAAGVYLVAAMFPLFMASEAAMQVVAITGGITAIFAASIAIVQKDVKRVLAYSTISQLGFMMLALGTSGYVAGVFHLMTHAFFKALLFLAAGSVIHAIHTQDMEKMGGLWGKLNWTGPLFLTGTLAISGFPLLSGFFSKDEILMAAWENGSYILFGLAVVTSFLTAFYMFRLFFMIFAGDSRSQVKQVKESPSTMLIPMLILALLAVIGGYIQTPWFGTFLGEWLVEGNETLLGASHSEGPVWIMLLAVLVSLAGIYLAYMIYAKKKLPREWLVKENSEVYRVLENKYYIDEIYHFTAGYAIKGFSIFLSYIERFIVGGLVSTVTSSIEGLGKIGSKLQTGQVQQYGMIAFLGLAVLLVIFAVTGGYLR